A single window of Xylocopilactobacillus apicola DNA harbors:
- a CDS encoding IreB family regulatory phosphoprotein: protein MANFDSTMHFEFPESDSKNVKETLISVYQSLEEKGYNPINQIVGYLESGDPAYIPRHNDARNLIRKHDRDEIIEELVRSYLKDNNIK from the coding sequence ATGGCTAATTTTGATAGCACAATGCATTTTGAATTTCCAGAGAGTGATTCCAAAAATGTAAAGGAAACTCTAATTTCAGTTTATCAATCGCTGGAGGAAAAAGGGTATAACCCGATTAATCAGATTGTCGGATATCTTGAATCTGGCGATCCGGCCTATATCCCCCGGCATAATGATGCGCGAAACTTGATTCGTAAGCATGATCGAGACGAAATCATCGAAGAATTGGTTCGCAGTTATTTAAAGGATAACAATATTAAATGA